A region of the Melospiza georgiana isolate bMelGeo1 chromosome Z, bMelGeo1.pri, whole genome shotgun sequence genome:
AGGACCTCCTTACTGCAAgtcctctgccagggctctgctggggctccaccCCGGCCAAGGCCGGGCCCGCTCTCACCTCACAGgcgctgacagctctgcaccacaggaGACCTTCCCGAGCACTctctctgatctttctgctttctcccttGAGCAAGGCTCTCCTTCTGCCAAAGCCATTGCACTTAGGGATACAGATCCAAGTGGTAGGAACCCAAATGCTCTTGAGTCACAGCTCAatgcctgcatctgcacaggacGTCTTTGCTTCCCCACTCCTTTGGTTTTTCCTGCAAATGCCATTGCCCTTTCTGCCTTAACTAGAAATACCCCTGCTAGGCAAACACCAGCCAGTgggctgtggtggtgttcacaggaccagggaagagatgagaatctgactccatgtttctgaaggttgatttattattttatgatatatattatattgaaagtatactaaaagagtagaagaaaggatttcatcaaaaggcttaaaagcaaaggaaaaagaatggaatgataagGGGTCAGAAGAAGGGGAATCTTCCAAATGTGTTGATGTTTCAGAAACTTTATTTAATTACCATCCTGATCTATAATTCTATTCTGTAAAACCCTTCAAAAATCCTATTCTGAATCCTACTCTATAATCCTACTCTACAGAAGTCTTCAACAATCCTGTTCTAGAATCCTACTCTACAATCCTACTCTACAAAACTCAACAATCCTATTCGAGAATCCTACTCTACATTCCTACTCAAAATTGGCTATGAAGATATCATCTTGACACGATTGATACGTTCTCGTCTCCTACTTCCTCTTCTTGACTGAGTTGATGAGTAGTGCCAGGATGCATGCTGGCTTGGCTGAACGTACAAATGGATGCtgtccacaggaaaaaaaaaaaaaaaaagcacacaaagaACAGTGAACCATGACTTTCCAAGCTCAGTGCTTCACAGACTCATATCAGGATTCCTTTGGTTCTTAGAAAGACCCAGAAAGAGGACCAATGGGGCCATTTGTTCCCCATTCATCCCTATACGCAGGACCTTGCCATCACAGACAAAGGTGGCCCACAACCCCTCTCATATGTTTATAGTGATATCTTCATCTTGCTCAGATTtttgccctgccagtgctctagaaatggtgctttctgtccctggcatttcttcctttcaggaaacTCCAATGACTGACACAGGTCCCTGCCTATGCAAGACAGGCACTGTGCTGATTcccacagggacagaaagcagtGTCTACCTTTCCATGCCCTGCTCATCGTGTGCTGGATggcaccttccttcccagcagggccagcccagtggcactgggccctgcagttccctctctgccacacaaCCTGGCAGTAACCCTGGCACAGTTCCCGTCTGCTTGAgcgtgccaggcagcagatggggctgggacaagtccctcccagctgtccctgtttgcGTGGCAGAAACCTCtaagggtgggctggggggcacaaaccagggcccCTCAGAGGCTCACAGTgagccccccagagcccctcctgcccacaaCCAACtctcaggaaatgcagagagaaATGGAATTATTGAAGTTAGTGAAGACCAGACCACAGGGAGACTTTATTTGCCACTTTCCAAGACTTCAGAGTGGTTTTGAAGAAAGTGGTGCACGCCTTTTTTTACAGGGCCACTTAGAGTAGGATGTGggtgaatatttttaaacacaatgGAGATCTAATCACAGTAGGTCTAAGGAAGAACTTGGTGACTCGGAGCATGCTGCCAACCCTGGAACAGATTATCGCGTTCCTGCAACCATTCCGGCTCCGGTGGcaaagggctctgagcaaccgGATCTTGTTAAAGATATCCCTGTTCATTGCAGGAGACTTGGACCAGAGGACCTTCccagggccctgccagcccagcccagtctaGGATTCCTCaccattttcatttgaagagcagcaagagtagaggtgaggaggaagggggctCATCTGATGCCTTGGACTTGAGTGGAGGAGGAGCCCATCCCTCAGAGCctgtttcacctgcagccccttcacattttacctgcaggagctccttggcAGACCAGCGCTGATCCTCGTCTGTCTGCAGGCAGCGGCTCAGGAAATCACACAGGCAAGGTGAGAGGTGCTTGGCTTGTCGCAGCTTTGGGGTGCCTACTGTGGCTATCAGTTGTTTAGCCTGGATAAAATGGAGACACGAGGCTCCACCTGCTGCTTTCACATCTCTTAAATGCTCTCCCAGATCCCTTTGTTTAACTTCTGTTCTTCAGTGGCAGTTCCTACCCTGGCAGAGACCCAGAGATGACTTTCCTTtaccaaccaaaaacccaaaccctaatgcagccacagcttttccacCATCCTGCAGATCTTGCCTTGGCAGCTGATTTCATTGACTGACCTAGTTAGTTGGAACTACATCAACAAAAGCACATTTACTTCTCTGAGGACTCACACCAGCTTGACAGGCTTTTTTTTGGAAGAGAGACTTTGCTATACTAACTAATTTCAAGGATTAGTACATGAAAGGCATCTCTGCAGTGCTTGTTGGTCCCTTAAGCACAGCTGCCGTAGAACAAAACTCATAAAGCTTTTTGTGCTATTCTTGAAAACAATGGcaattggaaaaaaagaaaggaaatgcacCACAAATTCCTCAGGTTAGGAAACAAACATTTACAATCTCATCTTCAACACATACACATTAAGATGCCTGCACAAATGTATTGGGACCAAAATGCCTGCTTGGGCACACAGGAGTCACCTGCAACTCTGTCTCTCAGAAGTCTGAAAATTTCAGCTTCCCATTatgcagcaaaagaaaaattatcatGGTCAAAAGAAGGAGACGTGCCATCCCTGTGGTCAGCCTCTGCTCATTTGGCTACTCAAGTCAATGCATTAACGGTAGGCTCGTCCCAGATAGTGCCGGGGAACACTGGGAGGTTTTGGCAGGCTCTCCGCATCACCAGGCTCTGGCTTGGTGACACAGAGAATGTGCCTTTGGCTATGGGAGAAAGACAGTCACTTGAGGGTTTCAGTAACACTgcacaagaagcagaagagactcTGTGGCCTTTACACCCTTATGCACAGGTTTCAGGCATGTTTGCCAGTGAGAAGAAACTGCACAAGGGGTTAGGTTCCTCTCTAAAAATCACAGTTTAAGATACTTTGTTGGGCTTGGGTTTCCTTCCTTCATTTCTGAAAAGATAACAGCAGTTCTAAGGTGCTTATTTGCTGTTACTGGGGACATCTACACAGGCAAAAGAGCTGGAGCCACTTATAACCCAAAGCAGAGTGTTGCCTGAGAATGGAGTTTGTTTTCATGTGGTAAGGCTTGAGTTCCCCCACTGATGCAACCAAAACCACAGCAGATGCTGATGTGTTGCAGGGACATTTTTAGGAGGGGACCTTGGTGTTAAAGCAGTTCCCGCAAATGGCAATGGGATTTTGTCCAATGTCCAACACAGGACTTGAGACAGGTGAGAAAGACAGTGGGATCAGTGAGTATTTGCTCCTTACCGAGGCAGGACTTTCATTGCAGTAAGGAGGTTCTTGATCTACCATTTCAATCCCCACAATTCCAAAAGACCATATGTCTACTTTGGGGCCATATGGTTGATCCTTCACCATTTCAGGTGCCATCCACCAAATAGTCCCGGCTAGCACGCTCTTTCTATTCTTCTCAGGTGTGAGCTGAGTAGAGAGGCCAAAATCAGCTGAGGAGAAAgcaaaattttgattttattttaattctgtgcAATTaggaaagaagcaaaagaatTCCCCAGTAGAAGTTTAAAAATGTGCTGTTGAATCTCCTGGCATTGGCGacttaaaaaatccccaagttTTTAACACTGCCTCCAGCAGTGGCTTTTGTTCTTTGGAAGCTTTACACTTGTAGCTCCTTCcctctggaagggacacacacagaccAAGAGCAGTCTTGACTGCTTGTGATTCTCATACCTCTGTGAACGTTGCAACCATGTCACCAGCTCATGGTTGACATGATGTCCCTGcgctgccaccagcaccatttAGGGGAGCTGGCTGTCACTCaaagcagccccacacccacatccctggaaTGCTGCACCTGACCAAGAATACACTGACCCAGCTTTACAGAACCATCGGTTCTGAGAAGGATGTTGCCGCTCTTCACATCTCGGTGGATCACATGGTTTGAGTGAAGAAAATCCAGTCCTcgcaggcactgagagagaaacgagaaagaggagggaaaaaataagtgATGGGATTTCATCACACAAGAAACCAAACAATCTAAAAAGATTTGCCCTGCAGGGGAATGGGGAGTAATGGCAGAACACAGTGCCACTGagaggaagagcttgctgctccaacacttgcagagcaggacctttctgaggaaaggcaCGTCAGCTTCTGAAAGAGCAACAGCACCTGCTGTTGTAGACTGTCCCCAGAAAACCAGCCAGGAtgactgctgctgcagtgcatgTGCTCAGAAGCAAAGAGCATTTGGGCTGTGCTCCTATCCTTTTCAGCTGAGGACTGAGAGAAACGAGTCtcactcttttttcctttgctgtttgtttcaAATCGTGCCACCAGCACCTTTGCTTTCACAGGCAAAGAGTGCAGTGAAGACAGACAAAAGTTTAGTGAGGCAAGATGGACAACAGCAAATAAATGAGACAGAGCGAGAatacagcagcaggagagaagaGTACTGGACCTGAGTACAGTGAgtgcaggggcactggcaggccTTTCACTTGAAGTGCTTTTACTTGCCCATAGCATACCAGccacacagaaacaaagcttgGCACGTGAAACTTCTCCTGATATTAGCCCCTGTTTCCCAGACAATCCTGCCCAAGTCCTCGGAAACACAGATGGGATTGCTGACCTCCCGACAGATGGCTGCCATCTCAACTTCAGAGAGGTAGGTCTTGCTAATGACATCACTCAGGGCGCCTCCATCCATGTACTCCATAACTAGCCAGAgttcctcacccagaaggtagctgaaagaaggaaacaagggTGTGGAGATAGATAAATATGCATGGCTATCATGATTTTTtacttctgggttttttgttttcaggttCCTTTGTGACTAGGAGAGAATCAAAGGAATAGACATTCCCTCTCAGCTGTGCATTGTTTGCAGTCTGTGCAGTCTGGAGGAGAAAGACACAGCTGTGAAAAAGGAGATGTCTTAGATGAGCAGCAAATGAAAAGTGCAGTTTAGTAATAGCCCAGATAAAAATATGTCAGGCACAGTGTTTCTGGAAATAAGCACCTAGTCTTCCTGGCATGCACAGCAATGGCAACGAGTGCTAACGATCTAAGGGAAATCCACTTCAGGATGGTTCATCAGCATTTAAGAAACTTTAGAAAATCTATCTGGAAAAAATTAAGAGGCAATCTACTTCGAGGATATTGACTTAGTAAGATACAGCTGATCCAGGTTTTGAATAAttttggaataatttttaaaactaggtGTGCCAGGGAAGACTCATGCTGACAAGATGCACTCTCTTCTCATCCATTGGAGATGAATAGACAAATACGAATGAATCAAAATTAACAGCTCTACTTTCTGCCACTGACCAAAGTGGGTTTTTAACCTCTCATGTTTGCTGTATGTAAATGCCCATTGATGGGATAAGACCAAGACCTCTCACCTGTCTAAATAATTCACAACACTGAGACTCCTATATCTCTTCATAATCATAATTTCATTAATGGTTAGTTGCTTCTTCCTCAGTCcttttagatttattttctttatggcCACCTAAAATGACATTGAAAATCAGTAACTTGAGAAGTTGGTGGCACGAGACCATAACGCACACGGAGCGAGTGATTTTGCAatcacagctgagctgtgccaaactgccttgtgattaggcactgcagtaattaggaactgacattccaacagcccatttctctgctcccttaGGGGCCAGCTACAGGACACCTGCAGCCACTGACGTTTTGCCTTGTCCACTTGGTAACAGTGGTGTCTCAACTATCACCTCCAAACCTCTGACCACAgtctctgctgctttgtttgggATTCAGAAGAGGTAATCCATGCCTTAATACTCTGTGGATACATCTTGGGCCACGGGCAGGGCTTAGGGCTTTTAGGGACACCTCGCAGATCTCTCCCTATGTGCAGTtcccaagtgcagcactgcaggtggctaaGGAACTACCAGTAACTTTCAGATGGATTTGCTGGCAGCCAGAAATGAGAATGCAAGACTTCAAGCTGCAGCCCCAAAGAGCAGGGAGGTGCTCTAAGGCACCAcctttgttttagcaatggagagcaAGTGAGCGCTCTGAAAGAAAGCgctgcctttccttctctgaaagAAAGCGCTGCCCTCCGTGCCTTCCttctggcagctgaggaggacaaagACTGTGCCAGATGTATTTTGCAGGCTGGCACCACTCTGAgcttcttgtgccttttcagcacagctctacccaaagctccagccacagctcacaccagagGGGAAAGCCCCTCAAGAGCAGCAGAGTCTGTGGGGCCTGTTGACATTTacctctcctcctgtggcaTTGTTGAGTGCTCTAACCACATGTCCAAAAGTcctagaaacaaaacagaagcagaaaaaggagaagcTGTTTAGGTCCTAAAGTGAAAgccagcccacacaggagaTCTTTGCTGGTAGTGTCAAAAACCTGCATCAtgcaggagggctctgccagAAGTCAGATGATGGATTTTCCTCTCAAGTGCAGGCACTGGGCCTGTTCCTGAAGAACTGGGCTTCAACTTCTAAAGAGATTTTAGTCTTTCCTCTTGGGTTTCACTTTCTAAACTGAGTGGTTCCTATCCTGACCACAGAGTATTTCCTTCTGCAAACCAGGGGAAATAAATGTTCCTGGCAACTGCTATCTCACTCAGCTTTGATAGGGGATAGGTTGCTCTTTCAGGAAAgcaagtttcttcttttttcattaGTGTGGCAGCATGATTTTGAGACATGTAAAATTGCTAAAGAAATTAACAGAGAGCTGTCCCACACTTGAGAGAAAAGGAGGTCTTCCGGGTCCTGTTCTTTGATGCAGACAAGACCTTGGCAGCATAGAGATGTCTCTGACGGTGCCTTCTAATCATATTCACAAattctgagcagcactgagagatGGCACCATCTATCCCCAGTGTCTGAACATGTGTGtagcttgcctgacttcacgctGGATAGACATTCCACCAGAATAACACCTGGCCCATCGCTATGCAGGAGTATCTGCGGTAGGACTCACCCGCTGCCAATACGCTCCTTTTCAGTGTATTTCATCAGGGGATTTTCAGTGGGGTTCACCATTCTCCCTGAGGGAAATGAAATGCAAGATGCTGACTTTAAAGAAGAGATGCCAGCTTCCAGGAGATacaaaaggcagccccactctggggctctgagccctTTGGGTTCAGCTGGGTAACAACCACTACAACAGCAAAAGGACAGGTAGCCCTGCAGTGCAGATGGCTGGCACAGAGACTGATTTTGTAATTTCCTTTCAGGAGTTCTCTTAACAGGAAACAAAGCACGGGGAGATGCATTTTCAGGAGAGAAGGACATCACTACCTTTCAGCAGTTTGCCAGATGAATTCTTTTCCATTAgtaaaccagagcagctcaagCTATAAATGATCCCAATGGGGCTTTCAACATCAGGACGCTGACCTGTTTatgagcaggctgagctcaAAGATGCCCCTCTCCCAGCTAAGGAAGGTTCCAGCCTCTGCagtccctccagccctcagggacagggcagctAGCACAACAAGGCTGGCAAAGCCCAAGCATGAGCACTAAGAGGTAGTTGGAAGAAGCCACAGCCAGCCTGAGCCCCATACAAGCTGTTGTCCCCATTCAGGACacaacaggatgggctttgagatCAGCCCCACCGAGGTGTGGATCAGTGCTCTTTTTGTCCCAACAGGTGATGGTAGACACAGAatcccctgggctctgctctcagcCCCACCAGGTCTtatctgagagcacagcactggcagctgttaTGGGCAAGAGGCAGATTCATTGGAttgtgctgcagaatcacaaaGGACTTGATGTGTTTTCCTAGAGACTGATCTGAGCAGGGCTTGGGCCAATACGTAGGATCAGGGGCCAATACAGTCAGGGGAAAGAGTGGGAATTGGGTATGAAAAAGTGCCATGGATCTGAGGAATATaccatggctgggctggaggctcCTGAGAAATGCCTGCAGTACAGTTTTATCTGATCACTTGGATGTGTCTCTTGGACACATCTTGATAAGCATAAAACTAGAAGATTAAATAAAGGTTGTTCTAAAAGTATCtattttttctttgggggcAAATGGAAAACACCTTGTGCTCTCTGTTTGTCCTGTAACCTGATCTGCTTTCAAAGTAGTTCCTATTATCAACAATATAGCATTCTCTTATTGACAAAAAATATATCATTCTTATGAAAATAAACTGCAGATGTAGTAGTGGTAACAGTAACAGTCATAAAAATGCCATCAGTAACATGTGGGGCAGAAGAGCTCTTTCAGGATGGAGAAAAACCAACTCCaccaaaaaaactccacaaaccATCAAcctaaaaacccaaaacacaacaaaaaaaaaaccccacagaaacaaaaatctctacagaaacaaaaaaaccaaaaggcccccacaaaaaataaacaacacatAAACAACCcactccccccccccccccaaaaaaaaacagtcCCCAACCAAATACACAAAACTCCAAAATCAGTCCATTTCTGTGAAGTTTTTTTGCTCTGATGACTGGTTGGAAGTCAGGAGTCTAAGGAGAATTTAGGAAACTGAAAATTCTGTTCAGTTTGGCCACTAGCATACAGGACTTGCCTAGATCATTTGCTAGGTCACAGCCTTCTGCTGATGCAAGAACAATCCCTGCTTCAGCCTTTAGCAGAGAGGGAAGCTCAGGCAAACCCAAGCCAGTTCAAGGtgccctcagaggcagcaggaacacccaGAGCGCTCTCtcgctgcctcagagcacagcactgctcagggGAGTCCTAAATGGCCCTGTGGCACCAAACTCAGGGGGAACATTTGGTACAGCTCTGCTGACACCTGCACACAATGCACTGTCCCTGAGACAAGAAACATCCCAAACGTACCCAGCATTTCCAGGTACTTCTCCTCAGTCTCCTGTTTCGGAGAGATGAAGGAACTGCCCAAGCTTGAGGTCCCAGGTTTAATAGAAAGGCTTCCTCTAGGTAACACTGCTACAGCAGCAGGTTCAGAGCTCATGATGTGCTGGACCTGGAGCACTTCTGGTGGGCACTGTTCCTGTGTCTCACTCCAAACCTGGGGTCCTTCATTGCCAGACATTTGCTGGAAGTCTTTGCAGGCTGCCCGGCCAGATGCCAACTCTTGCTCCTCAAATGAAACAGAACAAAGGAGTCAGACACTCCAGCTTGTCCCTGTCAGCCAGGAGTCATCGACtctgaggaaagggaaagaacagATTAACAAGAGATACAGACAGCTTGTTTCAGTCCTCCACCTGGGTCACCATGTTCCACTGtaaaaacacctcaagaaacCAAGAGAGCAGGAACAGACCAGCAGGAATCAATTTGGACTGCTGGCCAAAAGGCCAAAGGACAAGTTACATTATCCAGGGCAGCAGAAGAGATTGAGCACACCAGGAAATGTCCTTCAGAGTGACTGTGATACACACTAGAGCaggatggcactcagaggcatcaccccactccctgctgctctgagtggAAAGGCAAGAAGGGCAGAAACCACCAGTTTGGTGACTGCAGTGGCTGCATCCCTCTTTCACTCACTTCTAGAGCCTGAGGGAGGTGATTAAGTTTCTCTCTGaagattttcatttcttcctccaGCCTCTTCTCCCTTGCCTTGTTGCTAGCCTCAgagtcctgcagctctgcctgcatgTGTCCCTTGGTAGACTGTAAAGAAGAAGGGAGAGGACATTTCATGAGTGGAGTGGCTGCCACTCTTTCACTCACCTGGTTTTGTTGATCGCCCCTCTGCTGATGGAGATTCTCCTCTTGAATACTTCCCATGTcttctttgttatttttcttcatgtcCATGATGGCACTCTGAGCTTcgggcagctctgcttgtggctCCACCTTGATCTTCTGTACACACAAATGCAGAGCAAGTGACTGGGAGCTGCCATCAGCCTCAGCTTATTCCTCTTGCAGcctcaaaatcacatttattcagCCACTTCTTTCTACCTCCCTACCCACCTCTGCTTCCATTGCAAACCTCCTGTCCCAGGACTGATCTCTGCAGATTCCAAGGCTCTGTGCTTCCAGTGCCTGTGGGATTCCTGGCCTCCTCAGTCCCAAGAGCTCTGGTTTATGCCCCTCTTCCTAcccttccctctgtgccctggccagTCAAGCTTACCTGGCCATTCTCCTGTGGCTCTTCCACCTGCTCCCTGAGctgtttttcctgctcttgggctgggaacagctctcccTTAGTCTGCCATGGCATCTGTGTTGAAGCaatctgctcctgctctttctctagAAGCACCTggacagaaagcaagagaaaatggGTTTCAGCTTCCCATACAACCTTTGTGGGCCAAGACACAAAGACTGCTGGGCTCACACGTTCccaaagcactgtgctgctgctctgctgggtcaTTCTCTGTTTGAGAGGAGGCACAGATTCCAAACTGACCCTGGCCCTACAATCAGGGGCCATCTGAGACTGAAGCTGCAAGagcctctcaggcagctgacagggaaggtGTGGCATTTTTCTCAAGGGTCTGGTGAGGgcctccctctgcttctgccatGTCCTGTTTGTCTTTCAGTAGTGACTGACAGCCCACCCTGTctcacagctccatcctggctctgcaggtggctTCATTCCTTGTGAGACACTTCTGGAGTTCATACTTTCTTCAGGCCTGCAcaagcattcctgcctttcTGACATCTACACTCTTGTTAGAAAACCTGGCCATTCAGAAGATGAGGATGCATGTAAAGTTCTCTGATGGATGTCACAGAGCCTCTATGGCCACATCAGAAAAgtgtttcttctccctcttttgtCAACTGAGAATTCTGACCAGCAGTAACAGAGACTCTCCTAAGGCCCCATTAAGGAATGCAATTATACACCCCTGGGGATGCCAGTGAAGGAAAACATGCGTCATGTAATGCATGGCACATATGAGCAGCGTCACCGAACACCACCTAAACCTGGAATGTTTCCATCTCTCTAGGAGAGGCAGAAATTTAAAGAATTAACTGGGGACTTCAGGGCAGAAGAGGCTGgagaactgggggaaaaaacaccATATCTGGAGGGGGaaacatctctgcctgctcagaATTTGTTGAGGGAACATGTCTCTAATCCTCTCCTCAAAGGGATGCTTTAGGTGACCTTTGCACCTCCAACTGCCTTGGACCAGAGCCAGGAAGATTCAATTGTGTAAATGTTgcatagatagatagatagacag
Encoded here:
- the LOC131095731 gene encoding extracellular signal-regulated kinase 1-like → MNLTLVRQLLLHQDLVDILEKIKESGQKTLVTVHHNVRQIHRVMERVLLEKEQEQIASTQMPWQTKGELFPAQEQEKQLREQVEEPQENGQKIKVEPQAELPEAQSAIMDMKKNNKEDMGSIQEENLHQQRGDQQNQVSERVAATPLMKCPLPSSLQSTKGHMQAELQDSEASNKAREKRLEEEMKIFREKLNHLPQALEVAIKKINLKGLRKKQLTINEIMIMKRYRSLSVVNYLDSYLLGEELWLVMEYMDGGALSDVISKTYLSEVEMAAICRECLRGLDFLHSNHVIHRDVKSGNILLRTDGSVKLADFGLSTQLTPEKNRKSVLAGTIWWMAPEMVKDQPYGPKVDIWSFGIVGIEMVDQEPPYCNESPASAKQLIATVGTPKLRQAKHLSPCLCDFLSRCLQTDEDQRWSAKELLQESEDSRGILRASLARSEVTPCDLRDIFSCLLNPTEFVVWEAAWEKEVVEILPSLWDDPHTGQNLNGDTISIEHLCGKGDLAERHIQARLIPPETLKEGQKAAERAFLRLPATAPQISYSKILQHTDEPFILFVEHLQKAIEAQVQGEEARKQLLCEAATTNANAVCRDAIPSLPMDPPISLQWMIEICSRKVTMPSRDLDHQARPLPRCVAAADIPEAVPVGSDPVFPSADYRPRPNTPGSVHKSTSPCHLCGNVGHWMPDCTVRKEFWKFKKESKANTTQHFVTEVNFPGYFLFAVGKVGYCLA